A region of the Pseudomonas sp. A34-9 genome:
ACGCTCGTTGGCCTGTTGAATCCAGCAACCCTGCGGCCCGTCGCGCACCACCATCAGCACCTCATCGGGCAGATGTACAGCGAGACGATCCAGTGCTGCGCCAATGTCCTCAGCCCCGGTAAACCGCAGCGCCTCGACGCTGTTGCTGGTCCACACATCGATGCGCGGCAGCAACGCGTTCATCAGCGGCGAGTCCGGCGATTCAACCAACGGGCCCGGATCGAACACCACGTTGATGGTCGCCGGCAACGCCAATGTCCAATCGAGCAACGCCTGCGCCTTGCCCTCGTGGAGCAGGCTGTAGCCGCTCAGATAAACGTAATCGCCCGCCTCGGCCGCGACGCTGTTCAGATCGTCCTCGGTGACCTCACCTTCAGCGCCGATATAGGAAATGAAGCTGCGTTCGGCCGACGCATCGGTCAGCGCCACACACAACCCCGTGTCGCGTTGCGCAGGTTCACGAATGCCAATCTGAATGCCTTCATCGTTCATCGCCTGACGCGCCAGATCGCCGAAACGCCCGGTGCCGTGACGGCCGAGATAAACCACCGGCAGGCCATTACGCACGGCCGCCGCCATTACATTGAAACCGCCACCGGCTTCGAAACCGGCCGACTGCGCCAGCACGTCACCGCCAATCTGCGGCAGTTTATCCACGGCCATGACCAGGTCGATGATGACCTGGCCGGTGTGCAACATCTTAGGCATGAGCATTCTCGGTTTGCGCGGCGCGGCGATCTTTCGCCCCGCCCAGTACACAGTAAATGCCACCGGCCACCACGAACGTCACGATCCAGCCAAGACCGTTATGGCCCAGCCACGAGTCGGACAGGAAGCCTTTGAACCAGACGTTCTCGGCGGTGGTGCCGATGGTGGTGAAGCTGAAGCCAAGCACGATGGCAATCGCCCAGGCGCCGAATGCACGCCACTCGATGCCACCGCGATACCAGTAAGCGCTGCTTGGGCTGACGTCGAGCAGGTCTTTCGGGCTGTAGTAGTGACGATGAATCAGGTCGACGACGAAGATCCCGACCCAGGCGGTGATCGGCACCGCCAGCAGGGAAATGAACGTGATGAACGGGCCGTAGAAGCTGTCGGCAATCAGCATGAAGTAGATCGAACCGGCGAAGATCGCGACGATGTCGACCACCACCGCGTAGACGCGTTTGACCTTCAGGCCAAGGGTCAGCGTGGTCAAGCCGGCGGAGTACACCGACAGGTTGTTCGACAGCAACAGACCGCCGAATGCAGTGATCAGGTAAGGCACCGCCATCCAGGTTGGCAGCATGTCGCGAATCGCCACGATCGGGTCAGTCGCGGAGGCGAGGTCGTTGTTGCCCACCGACAGCAGACCGCCGAGGGTGATCAGCAGCACCAGTGGAATGCCCGCACCGAATGCTGCGGATGCAACCAGACGCACGGCTTTGACGCTGCGATGCTGGTAGCGCGACATGTCGGCACCCGCGTTGGCCCAGCCAATCCCGGTGCCGGCAGCCATGGTGCCGATACCGATGATCATTGCGCTCATCGGCGCTGGCGTGGCGTTGAACACCGCGCTCCAGTCGATGGTCGCGCAAAGGAAGCCGCCAACCAGAATGTTCAGCGCACCGAACACGTAGGTCGCCCACTTCTGGATGACCAGCAACGTCGCATGACCGAGGCCGGACACCGACAACGTCAGCAAAACGAAAATCGCGATGAAGATCAGCGTCAGTACCGGCGCACTTTTCGCTTCGACCGGCGAGCCGAACAGGATCGAGCACAGTGACAACAGCACGAATGCAGCGGTGGTGGTGTTGACCGTTTCCCAGCCCAGGCGCGACATCAGCGAGACCAGCGTCGGGCCGATATTGCCGCGCACACCGAAGATTGCTCGCGACAAGGTCAGGCTCGGCGCGCGGCCACGACGGCCGGCAATCGAGATGATCCCGACCACGGCAAACGAACCGGCGGCACCGATGATCGCGACGATGATCGCCTGCCAGATCGCCAGCCCGCGAAACGCGACCAGCGTGGCGCCCAGGGGCAGACCGAGGATGGAAATGTTGGCGGCGAACCAGACCCAGAACAGTTGCAGCGGATGGCCGTTGCACTCGGCTTCCGGCACCGGTTCGATGCCGCGGGTTTCCAGTTGCCCGGCGCTTTGCCCGGCGTTTGATGAACTCATGAACAGTGCTCCTGTTTGCCATTCTTGTGTTTATGGGCAATTCAATAACCCGCACATCTCCTGTAGGAGCTGCCGCAGGCTGCGATCTTTTGATCTTGATTTTGCGGCTGCCTGAAGACTGCTGAAGATCAAAAGATCGCAGCCTTCGGCAGCTCCTACACGGGTGTCCTCAACGTAAGGTGAGGAGTCCTTTCACGAGGGGCTCAAGCTCCAGATGATTGACCGCTTTGACCGTCTCGATCATCTCGGCAGGCCAACTCTCAAGACCCAGGCAGGCCCCGAGCATGGCGCCAAGAATCGCTGCGATGGTGTCAGTGTCGCCGCCCAGGCTGGCGGCCATGCACAGCGCTTCAAACGCGCTCATGTCACCGACCGCCACTTGCTGCGCCAGCGCGAACGAAACCACCACCGACTCCTGCGACGCCACCGAAGTGCCGATCACGTCGTAGAGCAGATCCGCCAGCAGTGCCTTGTCGCTATCGACACTGATGCTGCGCGCCCAACTGATGCGCGAAGCGATACGTCCACCCGCCACCCAGTGGCCATGCGCTTGCGCTTGTTGCGCGATTTGTTGGCCAACGTTCAGCGCCTCGCCCAGGTCCATGCCGTTGATACCGGCAGACACCACCGCCGCCACCGCCGCCGCACTGGAAATCCCCAGCGTGGTGTTGTGGGTCACCTGACAGGCCTGCACCACCGCCGCAATAAAGCGCTCGGGATCGGCAACGTCTGCCGCGATCCCCACCGGCGTGATGCGCATTGCCGCACCGTTGGTGGTGCCGTAGCGCCCGGCTTCTTCCGGCGAGTGGCCGGCGAGAATCATTTCAATGGCGCGTTTGGTCGACGGTCCGAGCAAGTCCTGCGAGCCCTTGGCCTGCATCTCGGCTTCCCACTCGATCAAGCGTTGCGCGAGGATCGCCGGCTCGATGCGGCCCTTGCCTTCGACCAGCAACTCGCCGACCAGAATCGCCTGTTCGGTGTCGTCGGTGATCGAGCCTTTGGGCATGTTCGCGGCGATCGGTTGCAAGGGACCTGCGTCTTGCAGATCGGTGATCTGACCGAAGCGGGTCTTGATGGTTTCGCGGTTCAGCGATTGCGTCGGCATGCCCAGCGCATCACCGAGGGCCAGGCCATAAAACGCACCGAGGGCACGGTTGAGCGCGGTCATTTCGATTCTCCAAATTGCAGGTGCAGACGGAAATGCACCGGGTCGAGCAGGCTTTCGACCAGCTCCATGAAACGGTTCTGGCGGTCGTAGGTGGTGCGCAGGGCTTTGAGGAACACCGTGCCTTGCGCGCGACCGAGCAGTTCAGCGTCGACAGCATTCAGCGGTTCGGCGCCGATCCATTGATCGCCGCGTTCGCCGATGTAGCCGTAGGCAGCCAAGGTGATGGTCAGGGAATTGTCGATCAGACCGACGCGCGGCAGGCTTTCCAGGCCCCCGGTCGCTGGCATCAAAGAGCGTTCGAGGGACACCAGCGTGCCGTCGTTGGAACGTCGGCGACGGTCGAGGGTGATGAATTTTTCTGTGCCGAACCGCGACAGCAGATCGGGCCGGGTCACGGCTTCCAGGCGCAGCACTTCGGTGTTGATCAGCGCACCGCTGTCAGCCAGTGCCTGCGCCCAGCCGCTGCGTTGGTCGAGCGCCACGCCGTCGAACGTGACGATCGAGCCGACGCCGCTTTGTGTGGCGATGTAATTGCGCCGTTTCAGTTCGGCCAGCGCTTCTCGCAGCGTGCCTCGGCTGACCTTGAATTCTTGAGCCAACTGATGCTCGCCGGGCAACAGAAAGCCGTCCTCCATAAGGCCGCTCTCGATGCGCCGGATGAGTTCGTCGACTACCCGTTGTTTCTTGTCAAATCGTACCTGTCTAATCATGTACAAATTGATAACCGAAACGGGTTCGAGCGAGCAAGGGAAATTTAGGGGAAGTGACGGAAGGTTGAAGGTCAAAAGCACCCTCACCCTAGCCCTCTCCCGGAGGGAGAGGGGACTGATCGAGGTGTTTGTTCTACTTACATCGACCTGAAATATCGAGTCGAACTCAGGTTTTGAAAAGCCAGGAGATCTGCTCCCTTTCCCCCTCTCCCTCTGGGAGAGGGCTGTGATCTGGCTTAATGATTCTGGACACCCCTGAAGGGCGTAATCTACGCCCAACGACGAGGTGTAATTTTGACTAGACGGTACTTTTCGACAGATTTCAAACGGGACGCGGCTTGCTTGGTACTGGATAAAGATTATTCAGTAAGTGAGGCCTGCGAAGCGATGGGGGTGGGCCCGACCGCTCTGCGCCGCTGGGTTGAGCAGTTGCGCCAGGAGCGCAACGGCAAGACGCCCGAAAGATCCAAGGCCATGACACCCGATCAACAACGCATTCAGGAACTGGAAGCAAAAATCCGACGGATTGAGCGTGAGAAAGAAATCTTAAAAAAGGCTACAGCTCTCTTGATGTCGGATTCCCTCGATCGATAAGGCTGGTCGAGGAGTTAAGCGAGCAATATCCAAGAACCGAGTTGTGTGGTGTGTTTGGAATCAACCGCAGCAGTTTTTACGACCGGTTGAAACAGGGCACAAAAGTTGATGTTGAACGCGATCGCCTCAAGATCAAGGCTGTTGAACTGCATCAGCAAAGTCGCGGTTCGATGGGCGCGCGAGGCCTGTCAGAGGCGTTGCGTAACGAAAAGGAGTCTGTAGGTCGCTACATGGCTCGTAGCCTGATGCGCGAAATTGGATTAAAGAGCCAGCAACGGCGCAGGCATCGTTACAAACCCAGCGGCGCGGAGGCTCAATACGCCCCTAACCATTTGGAGCGTAAATTCAACGTCGAGGCGCCCAATCAAGTGTGGTGTGGCGACGTGACTTACATCTGGGCGGGTACTTACTGGGTTTATCTGGCTGCGGTACTTGATCTGCATGCCCGACGCATCGTCGGCTGGGCGATGTCCCGAAGCCCGGATTCAGCACTAACCTGTCAAGCCTTGAAGGTGGCTTTCGAGTCGCGAGGACGGCCTGAAAACTTAATGTTCCATTCGGATCAGGGCTGTCATTACAGCAGCAAAATGTTCCGTGAAACGTTGTCGGACATGCGGATAAAACAAAGCATGAGTCGACGGGGAAACTGCTGGGATAACGCTCCGATGGAACGTTTCTTTGGCAGTTTGAAATCTGAATGGATACCCAAGGCCGGCTACCGAAACGAAGACGAAGCCAGTACCGATGTGTTGCGCTACCTGACCCACTATTACAATCGGATCAGGCTGCACAGCCACAACGGTTATAGGACTCCGGTAGCCATGGAGGCCCTGGCGGCATGAGAAATGAACAAAACCCTATAACTGTGTCCAGTATCGTTTGACCAGATCACTGGGCGGGCGGCGTTCCGATGAGGGGCTCTTGATCTTAGCGTTGTTTGAGGCGGTCGATAACGACGGCGAGCAACAGGATCGAACCACGAATGACGTATTGGTAGAAAGTATCAATGTTCTTCAGGTTCATCGCATTCTCGATAATCGCCAAAATCAACACCCCGGCAATCACATGCCGAATCATGCCAATCCCGCCACTCAACGACACCCCGCCCAGCACGCAAGCCGAGATCACCGTCAGCTCGAAACCCTGACCAATCATCGGCTGCCCCGACGTCATCCGCGACGCCAGGATCACCCCGGCCAGCGCACCGATCACGCCGTGCACGGCAAAGATGATGATCTTGGTGCGATCAACGTTCACACCCGCCAACAATGCCGCTTCCTGGTTGCCACCGATGGCCATGGTGTTGCGCCCGTAGGTGGTGTAGTTCAGCAACCAGCCAAAAAACAGAAAGCAGACGATGGTGATCAGAATCGGCACCGGCACGCCGAATAACTGGCCGTTACCGAAGACGAAGAACGATTCCTGCGACACGCCCACCGCTTTGCCGTTGGCAAAAATGTACGCCAGACCACGAACGATCTGCATGGTCGCCAACGTCGTGATCAACGCATTGACGCGCAACTTGGCAATCACGATCCCGTTGATCAGCCCGACAATCAGGCCCATCACCAACGCCGCACTGACACCGAGAAACACGCTGTTGGTATCGCGCATCACCACTGCCGCAACCACACCGGCGCAGGCAATTACCGAACCCACCGACAAGTCGAAGTGCCCCGACGCCAGGCAGTACAACATCGTGCACGCGGCGATCCCGGTGGTGGAAATCGCCAGGCCCAGGCCACGCATGTTCAGCGGCGAGAGAAAGTTGTCGATCAGCAGCGTGCAGGCAATGAAGATGCCGATTGCCGCCAGCAGCATGACCCAGTCATCGAGGAAGCGGCGCATGTCCAACGGTTTGCGCGCGGTCGGCAGGGTTTCGTTTTGGGTTGTCATCATAGTCACCTCTCAGTTCGCCACGCCGTCAGCGCGGTGGCGCGGCAAAGCCAGTTGCAGCAGGTTGGATTCATTGGCCTGGTCGCGGCTGATTTCGCCGCGCAGGGCGCCTTCGCAAAGCACCAGAATGCGGTCGGAAATGCCCATCACTTCCATCAGGTCGCTGGACACCACGATCACCGAAATACCCTCGGCAGCGAGGTTATGGATGATCTGGTAGATCTCCGCTTTGGCACCGATGTCGATGCCACGCGTCGGTTCGTCGAGCAGCAAGACCTTCATCGGCATCGACAGCCAGCGACCGAGAATGGCCTTCTGCTGATTGCCGCCGGAGAGGAATTTGATCTGCTGGCCGGCGTGCGGGGTTTTCACCTTCAGCGCCTTGATCTGTTTGTCGGCATTGCCCTTTTCCCACAAACCGCGAATCAGGCAACCGAGACCCGAATGGGCGCCACGGGCACTGATGTTGATGTTCTCGGCGACGCTGGCCAGCGGGATGATGCCTTCCTTCTTGCGATCCTCCGGACACAGCAAAATGCCCGCCGCAATCGCATCACGCGGTGAGCGCAATTTCAGTTCGTGACCGCGCAGTTCAAGGCGTCCGGCCGTGTTGCGCTCAAGCCCGCTGAGCAGGCGAAACAGCTCGGTGCGCCCTGCCCCGACCAGTCCGAACAGGCCAAGGATTTCGCCTTTGTGCGCCTCAAAACTGATCGGCTCGCGCAGGCCCGGACCGAGCAGGCCGTCGACCTTCAGCGCGACGGCGCCGCGTGGACGGTGGCGATAATCGTAGATGTCCTGAATGTCGCGACCGACCATGCAGGTTACCAGTTGATCGTGGGTCAACTGGCTCATGTCGTCGAAGGTGCGCACGTAGCGACCGTCCTTGAACACCGTCACCGCGTCGCAGATGCGGAACACTTCTTCCATGCGATGCGAGACGTAAAGCACCACTTTGCCCTCGTCACGCAGGCGCCCGATGATCGCCATCAAGCGGTCGATCTCACGGGCCGAGAGGCTGCTGGTGGGTTCGTCGAAGGCAATGACGTGGGCGCCGCGCGACAGCGCTTTGGCGATTTCCACCAATTGCCGCTGACCGAGGGACAAGCGTCCGACCTTGGTTTGCGGATCGATTTCGTCGGCGAGACCTTTCAGGCAATTCAACGCCTGCTGGCGCAACACGCCGCGATTGATCAAACCGAAACTGGCCGGCAGATGGCCGAGAAACAGGTTCTCGGCGACGGTCATTTCCGGCACCAGATGCAGCTCCTGGTGAATCACCGCGACGCCGCTGCCGATGCTGTCAGCGGTCGATTTGAACGCCATGGTCTGTTCGCCGATCTGCAACTCGCCGCTGCTCGGGATATAAGCGCCGCCGAGGATTTTCAGCAGGGTCGATTTGCCGGCGCCGTTCTCGCCCATCAAGGCATGAACCTGGCCGGGATGGGCGACGAAACTGATAGCGTCCAGCGCTTTCACGCCGGGAAAAGTTTTGCCGATCCCGTTGAAACGCAGGCTGCCGCTGGAGCTGTGTTGTTGTGTCTGTACTTGCGCGTGCATAAAGCCACCTCTTCACACCGAAAAACGGCCCGGCTGCCCGGGCCGTCGCGGCATCAGTTCCACAGGCCGATTTTTTCCAGCTCTTGCTTGAAGTTGTCGCGGGTGATCAGGGTGACGTCGTCCATGGCCGTGTACTTCGGCGGTTCTTTGCCGGTGGTGACCCACTCGTACATCATCTCTGCGGTCTTGTAGCCTTCGATGTGCGGGCTTGGCAGCATCGAACCGAAGAAGCCGCTGTTGGGTTTTTTCAGTTCGCCGATGGCGTCGGTGCCGTTGATGCCGATGCCGATCACGTTGGCTGCAGCGAAACCAGCCGCCTCAGTGGCGCGCACGCCGCCGAGCACGGTGTTGTCGTTCATGCCGCCGATGATCAGGTTCTTCGCCGCGCTCGGCAGTTTCACCAGCGCCGAGTTGGTCGCGTCCATGCTGCCCGGTACGTCGAGGGTTTTCAGTGCGGCGAACAGAATGTGATCTTTCGGCATACCGGCGTCTTCAAGGGATTTCACAGAGCCGTCGGTGCGTTTCTTGCCGGTGTCGAGTTCGTTGTAGGTGTTGACCACCGCATAGGTGTCTTTCCAGTCCCAGTTACGCTTCTTCGCTTCGGCGACCATCGCGTTGCCTTGCTTCTGGCCGACTTCGAACGCGGCCATGCCGAGGTACGGCACGTCTTCCATGAACTTGCCGTTGGCGTCGACAAAGCGGTCGTCGACGGCAATCACTTTCAGGTCATTGAGTTTGGCTTTGGCCATGATCGCCGGGCCGAGCGAGACATCCGGCGGGCAGATCACGAAGCCCTTGGCCCCGTTGGCCGCCAGACTGTCGATCGCCGAGAGGGTCTTCTCGCCATCCGGCACGGCGATTTTGATCAGTTCGAAGCCCTTGTCCTTGGCCGCTTTCTCGGCGAAGGCCCACTCGGTCTGGAACCACGGTTCTTCAGCCTGTTTCACCAGAAAACCGATT
Encoded here:
- a CDS encoding PfkB family carbohydrate kinase; translated protein: MPKMLHTGQVIIDLVMAVDKLPQIGGDVLAQSAGFEAGGGFNVMAAAVRNGLPVVYLGRHGTGRFGDLARQAMNDEGIQIGIREPAQRDTGLCVALTDASAERSFISYIGAEGEVTEDDLNSVAAEAGDYVYLSGYSLLHEGKAQALLDWTLALPATINVVFDPGPLVESPDSPLMNALLPRIDVWTSNSVEALRFTGAEDIGAALDRLAVHLPDEVLMVVRDGPQGCWIQQANERRHVPGFAVQAVDSNGAGDAHAGVFVAGLARGVSAHEAAQRANAAAALAVTRWGPATSPGAAEVDEFIRKSGGA
- a CDS encoding cytosine permease, translating into MSSSNAGQSAGQLETRGIEPVPEAECNGHPLQLFWVWFAANISILGLPLGATLVAFRGLAIWQAIIVAIIGAAGSFAVVGIISIAGRRGRAPSLTLSRAIFGVRGNIGPTLVSLMSRLGWETVNTTTAAFVLLSLCSILFGSPVEAKSAPVLTLIFIAIFVLLTLSVSGLGHATLLVIQKWATYVFGALNILVGGFLCATIDWSAVFNATPAPMSAMIIGIGTMAAGTGIGWANAGADMSRYQHRSVKAVRLVASAAFGAGIPLVLLITLGGLLSVGNNDLASATDPIVAIRDMLPTWMAVPYLITAFGGLLLSNNLSVYSAGLTTLTLGLKVKRVYAVVVDIVAIFAGSIYFMLIADSFYGPFITFISLLAVPITAWVGIFVVDLIHRHYYSPKDLLDVSPSSAYWYRGGIEWRAFGAWAIAIVLGFSFTTIGTTAENVWFKGFLSDSWLGHNGLGWIVTFVVAGGIYCVLGGAKDRRAAQTENAHA
- a CDS encoding ADP-ribosylglycohydrolase family protein codes for the protein MTALNRALGAFYGLALGDALGMPTQSLNRETIKTRFGQITDLQDAGPLQPIAANMPKGSITDDTEQAILVGELLVEGKGRIEPAILAQRLIEWEAEMQAKGSQDLLGPSTKRAIEMILAGHSPEEAGRYGTTNGAAMRITPVGIAADVADPERFIAAVVQACQVTHNTTLGISSAAAVAAVVSAGINGMDLGEALNVGQQIAQQAQAHGHWVAGGRIASRISWARSISVDSDKALLADLLYDVIGTSVASQESVVVSFALAQQVAVGDMSAFEALCMAASLGGDTDTIAAILGAMLGACLGLESWPAEMIETVKAVNHLELEPLVKGLLTLR
- a CDS encoding GntR family transcriptional regulator, with product MIRQVRFDKKQRVVDELIRRIESGLMEDGFLLPGEHQLAQEFKVSRGTLREALAELKRRNYIATQSGVGSIVTFDGVALDQRSGWAQALADSGALINTEVLRLEAVTRPDLLSRFGTEKFITLDRRRRSNDGTLVSLERSLMPATGGLESLPRVGLIDNSLTITLAAYGYIGERGDQWIGAEPLNAVDAELLGRAQGTVFLKALRTTYDRQNRFMELVESLLDPVHFRLHLQFGESK
- a CDS encoding IS3 family transposase (programmed frameshift), which encodes MTRRYFSTDFKRDAACLVLDKDYSVSEACEAMGVGPTALRRWVEQLRQERNGKTPERSKAMTPDQQRIQELEAKIRRIEREKENLKKGYSSLDVGFPRSIRLVEELSEQYPRTELCGVFGINRSSFYDRLKQGTKVDVERDRLKIKAVELHQQSRGSMGARGLSEALRNEKESVGRYMARSLMREIGLKSQQRRRHRYKPSGAEAQYAPNHLERKFNVEAPNQVWCGDVTYIWAGTYWVYLAAVLDLHARRIVGWAMSRSPDSALTCQALKVAFESRGRPENLMFHSDQGCHYSSKMFRETLSDMRIKQSMSRRGNCWDNAPMERFFGSLKSEWIPKAGYRNEDEASTDVLRYLTHYYNRIRLHSHNGYRTPVAMEALAA
- the araH gene encoding L-arabinose ABC transporter permease AraH, whose translation is MTTQNETLPTARKPLDMRRFLDDWVMLLAAIGIFIACTLLIDNFLSPLNMRGLGLAISTTGIAACTMLYCLASGHFDLSVGSVIACAGVVAAVVMRDTNSVFLGVSAALVMGLIVGLINGIVIAKLRVNALITTLATMQIVRGLAYIFANGKAVGVSQESFFVFGNGQLFGVPVPILITIVCFLFFGWLLNYTTYGRNTMAIGGNQEAALLAGVNVDRTKIIIFAVHGVIGALAGVILASRMTSGQPMIGQGFELTVISACVLGGVSLSGGIGMIRHVIAGVLILAIIENAMNLKNIDTFYQYVIRGSILLLAVVIDRLKQR
- the araG gene encoding L-arabinose ABC transporter ATP-binding protein AraG: MHAQVQTQQHSSSGSLRFNGIGKTFPGVKALDAISFVAHPGQVHALMGENGAGKSTLLKILGGAYIPSSGELQIGEQTMAFKSTADSIGSGVAVIHQELHLVPEMTVAENLFLGHLPASFGLINRGVLRQQALNCLKGLADEIDPQTKVGRLSLGQRQLVEIAKALSRGAHVIAFDEPTSSLSAREIDRLMAIIGRLRDEGKVVLYVSHRMEEVFRICDAVTVFKDGRYVRTFDDMSQLTHDQLVTCMVGRDIQDIYDYRHRPRGAVALKVDGLLGPGLREPISFEAHKGEILGLFGLVGAGRTELFRLLSGLERNTAGRLELRGHELKLRSPRDAIAAGILLCPEDRKKEGIIPLASVAENINISARGAHSGLGCLIRGLWEKGNADKQIKALKVKTPHAGQQIKFLSGGNQQKAILGRWLSMPMKVLLLDEPTRGIDIGAKAEIYQIIHNLAAEGISVIVVSSDLMEVMGISDRILVLCEGALRGEISRDQANESNLLQLALPRHRADGVAN
- a CDS encoding substrate-binding domain-containing protein; this translates as MKRRFGIRTLCSTALAVTAFSLSSALLAADTVKIGFLVKQAEEPWFQTEWAFAEKAAKDKGFELIKIAVPDGEKTLSAIDSLAANGAKGFVICPPDVSLGPAIMAKAKLNDLKVIAVDDRFVDANGKFMEDVPYLGMAAFEVGQKQGNAMVAEAKKRNWDWKDTYAVVNTYNELDTGKKRTDGSVKSLEDAGMPKDHILFAALKTLDVPGSMDATNSALVKLPSAAKNLIIGGMNDNTVLGGVRATEAAGFAAANVIGIGINGTDAIGELKKPNSGFFGSMLPSPHIEGYKTAEMMYEWVTTGKEPPKYTAMDDVTLITRDNFKQELEKIGLWN